In Deltaproteobacteria bacterium, the genomic window ACAGCAATTGTTTACCCTTTTTTGAAATTGAACTATAAACATAGCCAATGGAAGGTTTTATGAAAAAATCAGTTGTTGAAAAAAAGAACCTGAGTTCAAGATCATCCATGAATCTTTCTTTAATCGATCTGAGCGTTTTTCTTAAACAACCTTTGTCTTCCCTTAAAAAGGAAATAACTAATTATTTTCATCTTCAGCAAGTGCCAGCCTATTTACCTCCAGAGCTGGTCCGGGAGTTTCTAATTCACAATGGTTACAGCTACCCTCATAAAATAATATCCATTCAAATGTTGAAGGGGGGAGTCGCAAAAACGACGAGTATTTTTAATATAGGAATAAGGGCGGCCATGTATGGAGCTAAGGTTTTATTTGTTGATTTGGATCAACAAGCGAATTTGACTTTTGCTCTTGGGCACGAGGATGAAAATGTCTCTGTTTGGTTAGATATTTTTGAAAAGAAAAAAACCATTGAAGAGTGTATTTTAACAGTCAACGAAAATATAGACTTGATTCCATCGAGTTTAAATAACTCTGTTTTAGAAAGAGTCTTAATTAATTCTAATAGAAATTGGTCTCAGGCTGTTAAAGGACCACTGGATCAAGTTAAATTAAATTATGATTTGATTCTGATAGATACAGCGCCAGCATTGTCGGCTCTCAATACAGCTGTAACCGTGGCTTCAGATGAAATTATATTACCAGTGAATCCAGATAAATTTTCTATTTTAGGTTTTGAAAAAAACAGAACCGAATTAGATGAAATTAAAAAAGATTTCAAGCTAAAATGCGATTATAAGATTTTATTCACAAAATTTGATGGTAGAGAAAAAATGAGTTCGTTATTTTTAGAACAATTTATTGAAAAATATCCTGAATCCATGATGAAAAATTATGTCCGAATTTCTTCAGAAGCTAAAAGTACCCTTGGGACAACGAAATCAATTTTTTCTACGAAATCGGCCGTTAAAGAAGATTACGACTTAGTTTCTTTAGAAATTTTAGGGTTTTAATATTTGAAGAAGGGCTTAATTCAAAGGAGGCAGCATGCCAACTATAAAGGAATTTGAAATTAATAAGAAAAAGGAACTAATCAAAAAACATCAGAGGGACGCGACCACAAAAATGGAATCAAGTGGTGATACTTTTGTGGATAATCTAAAAGAGGGAGTAAAAATGCAAGCACACAAAAGAAGACCTAGTAAAGAGCCTAAGTCAGCTCCTAAACTCAAAACTGAAATTGATTCTGAAGGTATTGCTGTTGAAGACTTAAGAGCTGAGGAGCAAGTAGGAGAGCCGAATTCAGTTAGTGATTCGATCGATGATTCTTCTGAGTCAGAGGTAAAAGAAAAAGTTAAAGTAGAGTTCCCAGGAAGTTCATTGCTTCGAAGTCAGTTTTCTAAGACCTTTAACAATATGGATAAAATTGCCACTGATTGGGTACATGATGGTGATTTTGAAGGACTTGAAGTTGGCCATCCGCTTTTGCAAATAGCCGCATCAAAGTCGTTAAAAAAAGCTAAAGAATTAGAAAAAAAAGCCCAAAATACTCAAGCCTACGCGATGGCAAAAATTGGCTTTGAATATGCAAAATCTAAGCTTTTAAAGAAATAAGCTTTTAAAGAAATAAATCTATTTTACTTTATTTTCTAATCTGTCCAGTACCGTCAACAATCCAGCGTGGAGTAGTGAGGTCTTTTAAGCCTACAGGCCCACGGACGTGGAGTTTCTGAGTGCTGATCCCAAGTTCGCCCCCTAGACCAAATTCGAAACCATCTGTAAACCGAGTTGAAGCGTTCCAATACACAACGGCGGCATCGACTTCGTCTTGAAAGCGGTGAGCCTTTTTTTCATTTGAAGTGATGATTGCCTCAGAATGGAGAGAGCCATGTTTTTCAATATGTTCGATGGCGTCCTCCAGATCCGCAACGACCCGGCAATTGATAATTAAATCAAGGTGTTCAGTGTCCCAGTCTTCTGTAGTAGCTAATTGAATTGAGGCTAACTGAACATTGGATTTATTTTTTAAAATATTTAGACTTTCTTTATCGACTCGCCATAGAAGCCCAATTGATTTGGTGTGTTCATAAAGTTTTTCTATGAATAATGCTGCCAAATCTTTATGAACCAATACCGTTTCAAGAGAGTTGCAGACTCCAGGTCGTTGAGTTTTGGCGTTGGTGACGATGTCGAGAGCCATTTGTAAATTAGCTTCATCATCAACATAGGTGTGGCAAAGGCCTCTATCATTTTTGATAATGGGCATAAGGGATTGTTCCTGGACAAACTGGATCAGTTTTTCGCCGCCTCTGGGTATGACCACATCAATAAGATCAGTGCGTTTTAAAAGACATTCTACCCATTTTCTATCGTAATCTTGAATGCCATAAAAAACGGGGTAGCTTAGGTTGCAGTTTACTAAAGTTTCTTCCATAATTTTGAAAATAACTTTATTTGAATGCTGTGACTCGGATCCACCTCGTAAAATAATTCCATTACCTGCTTTGAAAGCTAAGGAAAAACATTCTAAGATCACATTGGGACGGGATTCAAAAATCATAAAAAGAATTCCCAAAGGAGCGCGAATTTTTTTTAATTGAAGTCCATTTGGAAGAGTTCTTTTTTCAACCAGTTCATGAACAGGATCAGGTTGAAGGGCTACTTGTTTTAGCCCTTCAACTAAAGATGAAATTCGAGATGGTGTCAAAGTAAGACGATCTCGAAAGGCCTGTGAACTTTCAGCTGATAATTTAGCTAAATCCTTTGAATTCTCACTTAAAATTAAACTAGATTGAGTTAATAAGTTTTTCGCAAGAGTTAAGAGAACTTCATTCTTCTTTTCAGTGGATAGTTGTCTGAGTTTAAGGGCCGAATTTTTTAAGGCTTCTAGGGCTGTTTCCATTTCTTGAGGAAGTATCACTTTATTTTTGTTTAACAAGATTTCCTCCAATTTGTGTGCCTACAGTTTTTCCATTCGCTATTTCTGTGAGGTTGTGGGGAAGATCTCCGCGGACCAAGTGAGTGATGATTTTGGACAGTCCGGCTTTTTGTGCTGCGAGAAGTTTTGAGTGCATCCCTCCCGTTCCTCGTTGAGAAAGTTGAGATGTGGTTTTTCCTTTTACAAGATTCAGATCTTTACTTGTAACTTTTGGCAAATAGGGAATGAGCTTGGCCTTTTGGTTTTTTTTTGGATCCTCATCGAATAACCCGTCGACATCGGTGAGAATCACCAAAAGTTTGGCTTTCATCATGATGGCCACTTGAGAGGCGAGAGAGTCATTATCTCCGAATTGAATTTCTTCGGTAGCAACAGCATCATTTTCATTGAGGATCGGAATCACTTTCATTTGGAGAAGTTGATTAAGGGTATTCTGTAAATTTTTTCTTGGAACAGGGTCTTTCATATCATTGGCTGTCAAAAGAACTTGAGCCCCCAACATTTGGTTGGCATTTAATGCTAAATTGTATTCTTCCATGACCAAGGGTTGTCCAATAGCGCTAAGGGCTTGCTTTTCAATAAGACTTCGTTTTGTTTTTTTAAATTTTAACTTATCAGAGGCATGGGCAATGGCTCCTGAGGTTACCCAAATCACATCGATATTTTGATCTCGCAATTTAAGAACTTGGTTCATCCAAGTACGTATGAGCAAAGGCCCGCCTTCACAAACCATTTGACTACCAGCTTTAATAACCCATCTTTCCTTTTTTTTCATAAAAACTCTCTTTGGGCCTTTAAAAAATAGATTGATATTCTATTCATAACGTCCTTAATTAAGGTTAACTAAATTTAGGAGATTAGCAATATGCTTGTTAAATATTTTTTGAGCCTTCAAGTTCTTTTTATCTTTGCAATAACAGCTCAGGGTTTTGAAGCGACCTACTCAAAGACGGCAAATAGTTGGAAATCATTTATTCTGCTTGGGGATGCCGGAGTCAAAAATAATACCACTCAGTTGCTGAAACAATCTTTAGCAGTAAACAATTTTAAAGAAATTATTAGTTTAGGAGATAATCTTTACAAACCATTTCAATCCTATGAGTATGTTTGGAACGATTGGAAACAAGAAGGCTTTCAATTTCCCTTAGTGGCTATTGGAAA contains:
- a CDS encoding ParA family protein; translation: MNLSLIDLSVFLKQPLSSLKKEITNYFHLQQVPAYLPPELVREFLIHNGYSYPHKIISIQMLKGGVAKTTSIFNIGIRAAMYGAKVLFVDLDQQANLTFALGHEDENVSVWLDIFEKKKTIEECILTVNENIDLIPSSLNNSVLERVLINSNRNWSQAVKGPLDQVKLNYDLILIDTAPALSALNTAVTVASDEIILPVNPDKFSILGFEKNRTELDEIKKDFKLKCDYKILFTKFDGREKMSSLFLEQFIEKYPESMMKNYVRISSEAKSTLGTTKSIFSTKSAVKEDYDLVSLEILGF
- a CDS encoding glutamate-5-semialdehyde dehydrogenase is translated as METALEALKNSALKLRQLSTEKKNEVLLTLAKNLLTQSSLILSENSKDLAKLSAESSQAFRDRLTLTPSRISSLVEGLKQVALQPDPVHELVEKRTLPNGLQLKKIRAPLGILFMIFESRPNVILECFSLAFKAGNGIILRGGSESQHSNKVIFKIMEETLVNCNLSYPVFYGIQDYDRKWVECLLKRTDLIDVVIPRGGEKLIQFVQEQSLMPIIKNDRGLCHTYVDDEANLQMALDIVTNAKTQRPGVCNSLETVLVHKDLAALFIEKLYEHTKSIGLLWRVDKESLNILKNKSNVQLASIQLATTEDWDTEHLDLIINCRVVADLEDAIEHIEKHGSLHSEAIITSNEKKAHRFQDEVDAAVVYWNASTRFTDGFEFGLGGELGISTQKLHVRGPVGLKDLTTPRWIVDGTGQIRK
- the proB gene encoding glutamate 5-kinase, whose protein sequence is MKKKERWVIKAGSQMVCEGGPLLIRTWMNQVLKLRDQNIDVIWVTSGAIAHASDKLKFKKTKRSLIEKQALSAIGQPLVMEEYNLALNANQMLGAQVLLTANDMKDPVPRKNLQNTLNQLLQMKVIPILNENDAVATEEIQFGDNDSLASQVAIMMKAKLLVILTDVDGLFDEDPKKNQKAKLIPYLPKVTSKDLNLVKGKTTSQLSQRGTGGMHSKLLAAQKAGLSKIITHLVRGDLPHNLTEIANGKTVGTQIGGNLVKQK